In the Candidatus Woesearchaeota archaeon genome, one interval contains:
- a CDS encoding HD domain-containing protein: MEHDLKLKVEEFAKKYCKKDSEDAKLWENHVQLVRKFALKLAEIEKADKDVVEISALLHDIGKDKGRKGHNERSYELSTKFLEKINLPEKKKKLILNCILKHSSKFSEEDNEIEVKVIQSADALGTFFDNEWQKFSRETMPKQELLDLFDKSFKKINLASARKIAKPQIEKLKKLLD, translated from the coding sequence ATGGAACATGATTTGAAATTAAAGGTGGAAGAGTTTGCAAAAAAGTATTGTAAAAAAGATTCAGAAGATGCAAAACTCTGGGAAAATCATGTTCAATTAGTAAGAAAATTTGCTTTAAAATTAGCAGAGATAGAAAAGGCAGATAAAGATGTAGTCGAAATTTCTGCATTACTACATGATATTGGAAAAGACAAAGGCAGAAAAGGACATAATGAAAGAAGTTATGAATTATCAACGAAATTTCTTGAAAAAATAAATCTGCCTGAAAAAAAGAAAAAGCTAATTTTAAATTGTATCTTAAAGCATAGTAGCAAATTTTCTGAAGAAGATAATGAAATTGAGGTTAAAGTAATACAATCAGCAGATGCATTAGGAACTTTTTTTGATAATGAATGGCAAAAGTTCAGTAGAGAAACAATGCCGAAACAAGAACTTTTGGATTTGTTTGATAAGTCCTTCAAAAAAATCAATTTAGCATCTGCACGAAAAATTGCGAAACCTCAAATCGAAAAACTGAAGAAACTATTAGATTAA
- a CDS encoding tyrosine-type recombinase/integrase: MNSINEIENLIIQECKLRGYSQKTITSYLYHTKKFIESKKTLRKYLLSLIEKNKSNETIRSSGFAIKFYLKIINKNSSSTNNILSNLPNVKREKKLPVILSKEEIEQLILATKNINHRLIIQISYSAGLRISEIINLKWEDIDFSRNIIHIKKAKGKKDRIVMLSKKVKCELQKLTSDKTCHVFITNRIKKYTSRTIQKIIENVAKKTNITKKITPHTLRHSFATHLLEQGTDIRYIRDLLGHSNISTTLIYTKVSNKNLAKIKSPLD, translated from the coding sequence ATGAATTCAATTAATGAAATTGAAAATTTAATAATACAAGAGTGCAAACTTAGAGGATATTCTCAAAAAACCATAACTAGTTATTTATATCATACTAAAAAATTTATTGAATCAAAAAAAACACTTAGAAAATATTTACTCTCATTAATTGAAAAAAATAAATCTAATGAAACAATACGATCTTCAGGTTTTGCAATAAAATTTTACTTAAAAATAATAAATAAAAATTCATCAAGCACAAATAATATTTTGAGCAATTTACCCAATGTTAAAAGAGAAAAAAAACTTCCAGTAATTTTATCAAAAGAAGAAATAGAACAACTAATCTTAGCAACAAAAAACATTAATCACAGACTTATAATTCAAATCAGTTATTCTGCAGGACTTCGCATAAGCGAAATTATTAATCTTAAATGGGAAGATATTGATTTTAGCAGAAATATTATCCACATCAAAAAAGCGAAAGGAAAAAAAGATAGAATTGTAATGCTTTCAAAAAAAGTAAAATGTGAATTGCAAAAATTAACTTCAGATAAGACCTGTCATGTTTTTATAACAAATAGAATAAAAAAATATACTTCAAGAACCATACAAAAAATTATTGAAAACGTAGCGAAGAAAACAAACATAACTAAAAAAATAACTCCCCACACTTTAAGACATAGTTTTGCAACACACCTTCTAGAACAAGGAACAGACATTAGATACATAAGAGATTTATTAGGACACTCTAATATTAGTACAACATTGATTTATACAAAGGTTTCAAACAAAAATTTAGCTAAAATTAAAAGTCCATTAGATTAA
- the rpl39e gene encoding 50S ribosomal protein L39e (part of the polypeptide exit tunnel in the 50S ribosomal complex): MARYKHKSRKLRLIKLGRRTRWAPFWTVPKIYGVGRRVHPGRHTEVKRHWRRTKTNA, from the coding sequence ATGGCAAGATACAAACATAAAAGTCGAAAATTAAGACTTATTAAACTTGGTAGAAGAACAAGATGGGCTCCGTTTTGGACAGTGCCTAAAATTTACGGTGTTGGTAGACGTGTTCATCCAGGTCGACATACTGAAGTTAAACGTCATTGGAGACGCACAAAAACTAACGCATAA
- a CDS encoding 30S ribosomal protein S19e codes for MPTMFDVPVNDLIEDVAKELQNMPEIEAPEWAPLVKTGMNRERPPVRKDWWYVRSAALLRSIRILGPVGVSKLRRKYGGVKNRGHKPERFYRASGNIIRKSLQQLEKAGLIKYVEKGVHKGRIITPKGVSMMDKLAVTIHKNKNSKKTN; via the coding sequence ATGCCTACTATGTTTGATGTTCCAGTAAATGACCTAATTGAGGATGTAGCTAAAGAGCTGCAGAATATGCCTGAAATAGAAGCTCCTGAGTGGGCTCCGTTGGTTAAAACTGGAATGAACAGAGAGCGTCCTCCAGTAAGAAAAGATTGGTGGTATGTTCGTTCAGCAGCACTTCTTAGATCAATTCGTATTTTAGGACCTGTTGGAGTTTCTAAACTTAGAAGAAAATATGGTGGTGTAAAAAACAGAGGTCACAAACCTGAGCGTTTTTACAGAGCATCTGGTAATATTATTCGTAAATCACTTCAACAACTTGAAAAAGCAGGACTTATTAAGTATGTTGAAAAAGGAGTTCATAAAGGTAGAATTATTACGCCTAAAGGTGTTTCTATGATGGACAAATTAGCAGTTACTATTCATAAAAATAAAAATTCAAAAAAAACTAATTAA
- a CDS encoding inorganic pyrophosphatase, whose product MDYSKKYLGQEVTVKMDRPMGSKHPKWNFIYPVNYGFIPNTKAPDGEELDAYVLGVFEPKEEFTGMCIAIIHRTNDCDDKLVVVPKDKRYSDEQIRALTEFQESFFESEIIRT is encoded by the coding sequence ATGGATTATTCAAAAAAATATTTGGGGCAAGAAGTAACTGTGAAAATGGATCGTCCAATGGGAAGTAAACATCCTAAGTGGAATTTTATTTATCCTGTAAATTATGGATTCATTCCAAATACTAAAGCGCCGGACGGAGAAGAATTGGATGCATATGTTTTAGGTGTTTTTGAACCCAAAGAAGAATTTACTGGAATGTGTATTGCGATAATTCACAGAACTAATGATTGTGATGATAAATTAGTTGTGGTGCCAAAAGATAAAAGATATTCTGATGAACAAATTAGGGCTTTAACTGAATTTCAAGAATCATTCTTTGAATCTGAGATTATAAGAACGTAA
- a CDS encoding YgjV family protein, which produces MIQLTAAFVISQILMFIAMGFDFLSLQYKKREYTFLCLIISASLISAHYFLLNKIAAGVIVFISVLRFMTCYFTTNKKFLFIFIGLNTISLFFTYSEIYDLIIYIGLIVFIVGNFQKDNKLMRKLMMVGTSIILIYNIIIFTPLGVIAELAFLLSNFIGYYRHYIKNKK; this is translated from the coding sequence ATGATTCAATTAACTGCTGCTTTCGTAATTTCACAAATTTTAATGTTTATTGCAATGGGATTTGATTTTTTAAGTTTGCAGTACAAAAAACGAGAATATACTTTTTTATGTTTAATTATTTCTGCAAGCTTAATTAGTGCTCATTATTTTTTATTAAATAAAATTGCAGCAGGAGTTATTGTTTTTATTTCAGTTTTAAGATTTATGACTTGTTATTTTACTACAAATAAGAAATTTTTATTTATATTTATAGGGTTAAATACTATTTCATTATTTTTTACTTACTCGGAAATTTATGATTTGATAATATATATTGGTCTAATAGTTTTTATTGTTGGAAACTTTCAGAAAGATAATAAATTGATGCGAAAATTAATGATGGTTGGAACTTCAATAATTCTTATTTATAATATAATTATTTTTACTCCATTGGGAGTTATTGCTGAACTTGCTTTTTTATTAAGTAATTTTATTGGTTATTATAGGCACTATATCAAAAACAAAAAATAG
- a CDS encoding rRNA pseudouridine synthase: MHRVQKILSNRGYCSRRKAEVLIEDGRVSVNDKKITIGDQAEEDDKITVDGTEVKKVRKTYILFNKPHGCVTALTDPRYKTIMDYIRLKERVFPVGRLDYNTEGMLILTNDGDFANKVSHPSHEIKKTYLVGLTELLPENKFNMLEKGLEIDGKKVKPHKVELYEKDMVAITIHEGMNRVIRKMMLKLDLKIRFLKRIKIGRLKLGFLSTGKFRKLKPEELDLILQK, encoded by the coding sequence ATGCATAGGGTTCAAAAGATTTTATCAAACAGAGGATACTGTTCTAGAAGAAAAGCTGAAGTTCTAATAGAAGATGGTAGAGTTAGTGTTAATGATAAAAAAATCACTATTGGTGATCAAGCAGAAGAAGATGATAAGATAACTGTTGATGGTACTGAAGTAAAAAAAGTACGTAAGACCTATATTCTTTTTAACAAACCTCATGGTTGTGTTACTGCATTAACTGATCCTCGTTACAAAACAATAATGGATTATATCAGACTTAAAGAAAGAGTATTTCCCGTTGGAAGATTAGATTATAACACTGAAGGAATGCTTATTTTAACTAATGATGGTGATTTTGCAAATAAAGTTTCTCATCCAAGTCATGAAATTAAAAAAACTTATTTGGTTGGCTTAACTGAATTATTGCCTGAGAATAAATTTAATATGCTTGAAAAGGGACTAGAAATTGATGGTAAAAAAGTTAAACCTCATAAAGTTGAATTATATGAAAAAGATATGGTTGCAATTACAATTCATGAAGGTATGAATCGAGTTATTCGTAAAATGATGTTAAAACTCGATCTTAAAATTAGATTTCTTAAAAGAATTAAAATTGGAAGACTTAAATTGGGATTCCTTAGCACAGGTAAGTTTCGTAAACTCAAACCTGAAGAATTAGATTTAATACTTCAAAAATAA
- a CDS encoding YqeG family HAD IIIA-type phosphatase, translated as MAQMINFAALGYFPVARFFRKELSIPHFQVPDISYINPERLKQVGIKGLVFDKDNTLTAPYGREIYPTIRDAFEEYKRVFGYRICIMSNSAGTRDDKGYRDARQIEDDLGIKVLRHIHKKPGGLEAVIEFFDCDPSKLAMFGDRIFTDIVFGNRYGMLTVHTAFLTESGDLKAAASVRRREVKYIEKLTRKGFLSPKHDLCGPGIRKY; from the coding sequence ATGGCACAAATGATAAACTTTGCAGCACTCGGATATTTTCCAGTAGCAAGATTTTTCAGAAAAGAACTTAGCATACCCCATTTTCAAGTACCTGACATATCATACATCAATCCTGAAAGATTAAAACAAGTAGGAATAAAAGGACTGGTTTTTGATAAAGATAATACCTTAACTGCGCCTTACGGCAGAGAAATTTACCCCACAATTAGAGATGCGTTTGAAGAATATAAACGAGTCTTTGGATATCGAATTTGTATAATGTCAAACTCGGCTGGAACTCGCGATGATAAAGGATATAGGGACGCTAGACAAATTGAAGATGATTTGGGAATCAAAGTTTTGCGACATATTCACAAAAAACCAGGAGGGCTTGAAGCAGTCATAGAATTTTTTGATTGTGATCCTTCAAAACTTGCAATGTTTGGAGATCGAATTTTTACAGACATAGTTTTTGGAAATCGATACGGAATGTTAACTGTTCACACAGCATTTTTAACTGAATCAGGAGATCTAAAAGCTGCAGCAAGTGTTCGAAGACGAGAAGTTAAATATATTGAAAAATTAACTCGAAAAGGATTTCTTTCACCTAAACATGACCTTTGCGGACCCGGAATTAGAAAATATTAA
- a CDS encoding copper-translocating P-type ATPase — MKKDNNKINLDISGMHCASCSAIITKALEKNSKVAQATVNLTTNSATITTNTKTSPVELMKIINSKGFGAKLSGSESLSKSFQKKKSELNELKNYLFLSLLFAIPTFILGMFFMKSPIPYQNYIMWVLATPIQFYVALPMYKSAWQSLKSFSANMDSLIVLGTSSAYFFSVYATVTNSGHQFFEASAVLITIVVFGRFLEARAKGKTSDAIKQLMNLQPKLATVIRDKTEFKIPVDQVKLNDIIFVRPGEKVPVDGVIVEGFSSVDESMVTGESIPVEKNKGESVIGGTINKHGSFKFKATKVGANTTLAQIIKLIQDAQGSKAPIQRFADNVAAYFVPAVLGIAIITFFSWFLFSHGDFKFSLVAAVSVLVIACPCALGLATPTAIMVGTGKGAKKGILIKGGEALETAHKLKYIIFDKTGTITQGKPKVTDIVSFSKKHSKSDILKIMASLENSSEHPLAEAIVKKAKESKFALKSVSGFKAIPGNGVTGKIGSTKYFLGNAQLLLNNKISSEEFTESINSLELEGKTVMLLSNNSKLLGVIAVADTIKPSSRFAIQKLHKLGLKVFMITGDNERTANAIAKQINLSSKNVFAGVLPKDKADYVKQLQRKGLVAMVGDGINDAPALAIADVGIAMGSGTDVAMESGDIVLMRNDLLDVPKAIKLSKLTMTKIRQNMFWALFYNTLGIPIAAGLLYPLTGWLLSPMIAGAAMAFSSISVVSNSLLLKSKKL, encoded by the coding sequence ATGAAAAAAGATAATAACAAAATTAACTTGGATATTTCAGGAATGCATTGTGCTAGTTGTTCGGCAATAATTACTAAAGCTTTAGAAAAAAATTCTAAAGTAGCACAAGCAACAGTTAATTTAACAACTAATAGTGCGACAATAACAACAAATACAAAAACTTCTCCTGTAGAGTTAATGAAAATTATAAACTCAAAAGGATTTGGTGCAAAATTAAGTGGATCGGAATCTTTATCTAAATCTTTTCAAAAAAAGAAATCAGAATTAAATGAATTAAAAAATTATTTATTTTTAAGTTTATTATTTGCAATTCCTACTTTTATTTTGGGCATGTTTTTTATGAAATCACCCATTCCTTATCAAAATTATATTATGTGGGTTTTAGCAACTCCAATTCAGTTTTATGTTGCGTTGCCAATGTATAAAAGTGCATGGCAATCTTTAAAATCTTTTTCTGCAAACATGGATAGTTTGATTGTTCTTGGAACTAGTTCTGCATATTTTTTCAGTGTGTATGCAACAGTTACAAATTCAGGTCATCAATTTTTTGAAGCAAGTGCAGTTTTGATAACTATTGTTGTGTTTGGGCGTTTTTTAGAAGCAAGAGCAAAAGGTAAAACTTCTGATGCAATAAAACAACTTATGAATCTTCAACCAAAACTTGCAACAGTTATTAGGGATAAAACTGAATTTAAAATCCCTGTTGATCAAGTTAAATTAAATGATATAATTTTTGTAAGACCTGGGGAAAAAGTTCCAGTTGATGGTGTTATTGTTGAAGGGTTTTCTTCAGTTGATGAAAGTATGGTTACAGGAGAAAGTATTCCTGTGGAAAAAAACAAAGGAGAATCTGTAATTGGTGGGACGATTAACAAACATGGATCTTTTAAATTTAAAGCAACTAAAGTTGGTGCTAATACTACTCTTGCTCAAATTATCAAATTAATTCAAGATGCTCAAGGAAGTAAAGCTCCAATTCAACGTTTTGCAGATAATGTTGCTGCGTATTTTGTTCCTGCAGTTTTAGGTATTGCAATCATAACTTTTTTTAGTTGGTTTCTTTTTTCACATGGCGATTTTAAATTTTCTTTAGTTGCAGCAGTATCTGTTTTAGTTATTGCATGTCCTTGTGCACTTGGTCTTGCAACGCCGACTGCGATAATGGTTGGAACGGGTAAGGGTGCAAAAAAAGGAATTCTTATTAAAGGTGGTGAAGCATTAGAAACTGCGCATAAATTAAAATACATAATTTTTGATAAGACTGGAACAATAACGCAAGGAAAACCAAAAGTAACAGATATTGTTTCTTTTTCAAAAAAGCATTCAAAGTCAGATATTCTTAAAATTATGGCAAGTCTTGAAAATTCTAGTGAACATCCGCTAGCTGAAGCAATTGTAAAAAAAGCTAAAGAATCTAAGTTTGCGTTAAAATCAGTTTCGGGTTTCAAAGCAATTCCTGGTAATGGGGTGACTGGAAAAATTGGTTCTACAAAATATTTTTTAGGTAATGCTCAATTATTACTTAATAATAAAATTTCTTCAGAGGAATTTACAGAATCAATCAATTCTTTAGAATTAGAAGGTAAAACAGTTATGCTTCTTTCAAATAATTCAAAATTATTAGGAGTTATTGCAGTTGCTGATACAATTAAACCTTCATCGAGATTTGCAATTCAAAAACTTCACAAATTAGGACTTAAAGTATTTATGATCACAGGTGATAATGAACGAACTGCGAATGCGATTGCAAAACAAATAAATCTTTCTTCAAAAAATGTTTTTGCAGGTGTTCTTCCAAAAGACAAAGCAGATTATGTTAAACAACTTCAAAGAAAAGGTTTAGTTGCAATGGTTGGTGATGGTATTAATGATGCTCCTGCATTGGCAATTGCAGATGTTGGTATTGCGATGGGTTCTGGAACTGATGTTGCGATGGAATCAGGTGATATTGTTTTAATGCGAAATGATCTTTTAGATGTTCCAAAAGCAATTAAGCTTAGTAAATTAACTATGACAAAAATTCGTCAGAATATGTTTTGGGCATTGTTTTACAACACGTTAGGAATTCCTATTGCTGCAGGATTATTGTATCCATTAACTGGTTGGCTTTTATCTCCTATGATTGCAGGTGCTGCAATGGCTTTTAGTAGTATTAGTGTTGTATCAAACTCATTATTGTTAAAGTCTAAGAAATTATAA
- a CDS encoding DUF2318 domain-containing protein, producing MKKLLLILALFSISIFLVGCGSSTSPTGNVVANTNSNMVKIPLSELSNSASFYEYDSAGTKVRYFAVLGSDNQVHTAFDACDVCGGSQGYVQVGSKMKCNKCGTSFEIDDIGTKNKPGGCWPSFLAHAIEDDFVLINGADLEQNKFRFV from the coding sequence ATGAAAAAATTATTATTAATATTGGCATTGTTTTCAATAAGTATTTTTTTAGTTGGGTGTGGTAGTTCAACTTCTCCAACAGGAAATGTAGTTGCAAACACAAACTCAAATATGGTTAAAATACCACTTTCCGAACTTTCAAACAGCGCATCCTTTTATGAATATGATTCTGCAGGAACAAAAGTTAGGTATTTTGCAGTGCTTGGTTCTGACAATCAAGTTCACACTGCATTTGATGCTTGTGATGTTTGCGGAGGAAGTCAAGGTTATGTTCAAGTAGGTTCAAAGATGAAATGTAATAAATGTGGAACTTCTTTTGAAATTGATGACATTGGAACAAAGAATAAGCCTGGAGGATGTTGGCCTAGTTTTTTAGCACACGCAATTGAAGATGATTTTGTTTTAATTAATGGGGCGGATCTAGAACAAAATAAATTCAGGTTTGTTTAG
- a CDS encoding heavy-metal-associated domain-containing protein, giving the protein MKKTIKVSGMTCGSCSKLIESELSDIKGIKSINVDLADDSVSVDFDSKKISLTKIKDKIAHLGFSPEGANHTSKHKTSKHSTSKNTFWKGVMYGLIPHIGCIAFIIGSILGVTVLMNFFKPMLMNRYFFHVLILISLGFATLSSFIYLKNNALLSWKGAKKKWQYLSIMYGSTIGINLILFMLIFPLLANVSVASPSQTAQFGDAALTLSVDIPCPGHAPLISEELKTINGVSNIHFSFPNDFEVTFSSKQTSKEEILKLEVFNEYPATVISESTVVSESLPSTQATKVAPTTATTGAAEGSCGGCGTPSCTGSCGGSCGG; this is encoded by the coding sequence ATGAAAAAGACAATTAAAGTGTCTGGAATGACTTGTGGTAGTTGTTCTAAATTGATTGAATCTGAACTTTCGGATATTAAAGGAATTAAATCTATTAATGTGGATTTAGCAGATGATTCAGTATCAGTTGATTTTGACAGCAAAAAAATAAGTTTAACAAAAATTAAAGATAAGATTGCACATTTAGGATTTTCGCCTGAAGGTGCAAATCATACTTCTAAACATAAAACATCAAAACATTCAACTTCAAAAAATACTTTTTGGAAAGGCGTGATGTATGGATTAATTCCACATATTGGTTGCATTGCATTTATTATTGGTTCAATTTTAGGTGTCACTGTTCTGATGAATTTTTTTAAACCAATGCTTATGAATAGATATTTTTTCCATGTGTTAATATTAATCTCTTTGGGATTTGCAACGTTATCTTCTTTTATTTATCTTAAAAATAATGCGCTTTTATCTTGGAAAGGTGCTAAAAAGAAATGGCAGTATCTATCTATCATGTATGGTTCGACAATTGGTATTAATTTAATATTATTTATGTTGATTTTTCCGCTACTTGCAAATGTGTCTGTCGCATCTCCCTCGCAAACTGCCCAGTTTGGAGATGCGGCACTCACATTAAGTGTCGATATTCCGTGTCCTGGTCACGCACCGCTAATTTCAGAAGAGTTAAAAACAATTAACGGAGTTTCAAATATTCATTTTAGTTTTCCTAATGATTTTGAAGTAACGTTTAGTTCGAAACAAACATCAAAAGAAGAAATTCTTAAGTTGGAAGTTTTTAATGAGTATCCCGCAACTGTTATTAGCGAATCAACTGTTGTTAGTGAATCATTACCTTCAACTCAAGCAACTAAAGTAGCACCAACAACAGCAACAACAGGGGCAGCTGAAGGAAGTTGTGGTGGTTGTGGAACTCCATCTTGCACAGGTTCGTGTGGTGGATCTTGTGGAGGTTAA
- a CDS encoding MarR family transcriptional regulator has translation MNQKHIGIVLIIVGILVFSLVLFNKSREDFYVNQIIEERNSCFLEDGTCLHDLKTSPVYIAGYAMAIALFLFGIYLTFIDKTQEILIQTQSKIATAVKDSSKKEKFEAFVAGFEVDEQNVLKAIHEQDGIQQSTLRYRTGISKSTLSLILKSLEERNFITKKPSGKTNKVFLRKKY, from the coding sequence ATGAATCAAAAACATATTGGAATTGTATTAATAATTGTTGGGATATTAGTTTTTTCCTTAGTTTTATTTAATAAATCTCGAGAAGATTTTTATGTTAATCAAATTATTGAAGAACGCAATTCTTGTTTTTTAGAAGATGGAACTTGTTTGCATGATCTCAAAACTAGTCCGGTTTACATTGCAGGCTACGCAATGGCAATTGCTTTATTTTTATTCGGTATTTACTTAACATTTATTGATAAGACTCAAGAAATCTTAATTCAAACTCAATCAAAAATTGCAACTGCAGTAAAAGACTCATCTAAAAAAGAAAAGTTTGAAGCGTTTGTTGCAGGGTTTGAGGTTGATGAACAAAATGTTCTAAAAGCAATTCATGAACAAGATGGGATTCAACAATCTACTTTAAGATATCGAACAGGAATTTCAAAATCAACGCTGTCTTTAATTTTAAAATCCCTTGAAGAACGTAATTTTATTACTAAAAAACCCTCTGGTAAAACTAATAAAGTATTCTTAAGAAAAAAGTATTAA
- a CDS encoding HAD family hydrolase, which yields MKLFVWDFHGVLEQGTERAVMSVSNAVLENSGYSERFTIEDCQRMFGLKWHEYFEFLLPGTNRSIHLELEEASYAYSLANPGITAKVISPAPHSQEVLETIAQSEHDQIVISNTLDSGLAWFLGLVDLTRYFPNGNSFATQNPGNSKSKLELLTEYVIQQKLLGKTYDQIIGVGDSPPDVEFITQSGGRAYQYSHPWVDVRNGGTKPYKLIQDLREVLVELN from the coding sequence ATGAAATTATTTGTATGGGATTTTCACGGAGTATTAGAACAAGGAACCGAACGCGCAGTAATGTCAGTTAGCAATGCAGTACTTGAAAACTCAGGCTATAGTGAAAGATTTACAATCGAGGACTGCCAAAGAATGTTTGGCCTGAAATGGCACGAATATTTCGAATTTCTTTTGCCTGGTACTAACAGATCAATTCATTTAGAATTAGAAGAAGCAAGTTATGCATATTCGCTCGCAAATCCTGGAATTACTGCAAAAGTAATATCCCCTGCACCTCATTCCCAAGAAGTTTTAGAAACAATCGCTCAAAGCGAACATGATCAAATAGTAATCTCAAACACACTTGATTCCGGGCTTGCATGGTTTTTAGGGCTGGTTGATTTAACAAGATATTTTCCAAATGGCAATTCTTTTGCAACCCAAAATCCAGGCAATTCAAAATCTAAATTAGAATTATTAACCGAGTATGTTATCCAACAAAAACTTTTGGGAAAAACATATGATCAAATAATTGGAGTTGGAGATTCTCCCCCCGACGTTGAATTTATCACACAAAGTGGTGGTCGCGCATACCAATATTCTCACCCTTGGGTTGATGTTCGCAATGGAGGCACTAAACCTTACAAATTAATACAGGATTTAAGAGAAGTTTTAGTTGAGTTGAATTAA